DNA sequence from the Dreissena polymorpha isolate Duluth1 chromosome 3, UMN_Dpol_1.0, whole genome shotgun sequence genome:
GTTTCATCATGGTTCAGAAAACGTGGTGGCCCACACGACAAAGAACGCCGTGAATAGCATGAGTAAAATAGCTAACCTTGAGCACTTCATGTTCAGGTTACCCTAAAATAATTCCTTTCCCAACATTACTTCAATGTATATCAATCTTACAGAAGAACAATACTCGCCAAGTTGTTGGTGAACGaacataaatgtaattttatacaTTTGATGACACGGTGCCAATTCTTATTAATTATGAAGgcaatatatacatttttcagttgttgttttttaaatgctAATAGTGTAATTCcaaatgtttcaataaatgcGTGTAGACAGTAAATGTCACGGCGTTCACCGTAAACGCTCGAAGACACGTGACCAAGCATCCGGTGTAGAATATTCTTACTCCTCCTTCCCTATACAACATTTGGGCACAGTGGACAAAGCCTCTGTATTGTCTCGTAAAGTCCGCCTGATATCGGTGTTTGATGACGTCGAACGGAATAACGGACGCCCAATTGCAACAACCCGCTAGTCCACCTGCAATCAAACTTGCAACGACGCCATTGTTGGCCAGAACCTTGTGCTCGTGCATTTTAGCTCTCAAAAACTCGTATGTGAAACAGTAGATTCCATACGAAGGGACCTCTCGGTAAGTCATTGCCAGTCCGCCCTTGTAGAAGCCCAGAAAGCCCCGTTCTTGGTAGATGACTCTGGCGCATTGTATCGGACCTTTAAAGTAAGGTCTTCTCACTAGAAAACGCAAAAGAACGGATATACAGATGAAACATCGTGcagaaaagaaaaacttaaacTAAACCTACATCGACATTTTAGCGAAGTAGTTAGATCGTCATGCAAGCATGAACTCATCCACACTCAGCTGCGATGTGGGAAAACTAGTCTTGATGCACTCCATACATGCTAATCAGCGAACACACTTCGTCGTCCCTAGCGTTTGTAGTAAAACTATTGGATCGTTCTAGGGCTAACATTTCTCTCAGCCTGTCAATCTTGGAATACTAGATTAGGACGTCGATGATTAGTTTATGATACATTCTAATTTATTAATGATGACCTATAACACTACATAAGAGTCAATTAATTAACTGCAGTTATCCCTTTTCACGTTAATGTCATGTTTGTTTCTACATCTACTACCACAAGGCAATATTTTCCGTTAATGCATATTATTGGTAGGAAATTCGTAAgcacaaataaatacatgaaagAATGTATGCAAAACATCGTACAAGCTatctgaaatataaaaatatacttaatttTTGTGACAGGTCATGATGTTGAGTGTAAGATTACAATGATCGGGCCATTATCATAATATGAAATTACTGTTATTCATCGTGACTGTTTACATCACTATAGAAGATTTCATCACTGGTGATACATACAGCTGAATTTAGTTGATAATGAGTCGATAAAATAGGAAACTTAATTAGTAAATATCCGCATTGGCCTTTATCGAGTATGCGCTATCATACAGTCTGGGTCAATGACCCAGGACAAGAACGTCGTAAAGTTGGTGATATGAGTGGATAACACATGGTTGTTTACAACATTGTGTAACTATTAAAGAGTTTTACGGTTTCTATCTCTTTAAAACCTGTTTAAACTCCTAATAATTTTCCTTGATGGTTCAAAATCTGCCGCTTCTCAAATAACCAGTTTCATTTTGCACTTTGCATGGGCacttcttttaaaatattataagactaacaaaacatatttttaataatgatataCGCCTTATTCAACAGCACGTATtagcaaattattattttttaacaagtaAGATTTCTAAGTGTATgaacaaatttgtaaaaatgtgcATGTGTTGTCCGGTATTGGCATATCGAACCGAATAAAGTTGTGACTTGACACCTCTATACATAGGATGGTTCAAATGCAATGACCCcatttaaattaatgtatgtgaattaattgttgtttttagtACAAATGTGTCTCTTACCGTTTTGGTAATAGGTATCTTGCCGTACATACATGACCATACACTTGCCTATCATTGGTCAGTTCCACTTTGTTCATATTTGAAGCAAAATGTGTTGGTGCTTCATTGAATGGTTGAAT
Encoded proteins:
- the LOC127870762 gene encoding solute carrier family 25 member 45-like encodes the protein MPSDKIIHDYIAGAVGGSAGLIVGHPFDTTKVQLQTQHCGHKYRGTLEAIKNISSFGMVRGFYRGLSWPLLSLGVVNSVFFGVYGHTLKLLDSNNSKRKCNYLNIFIAGCVGGSAQLVFVVPADFIKTALQSQIPHDVDGFDKVRRPYFKGPIQCARVIYQERGFLGFYKGGLAMTYREVPSYGIYCFTYEFLRAKMHEHKVLANNGVVASLIAGGLAGCCNWASVIPFDVIKHRYQADFTRQYRGFVHCAQMLYREGGVRIFYTGCLVTCLRAFTVNAVTFTVYTHLLKHLELHY